The Streptomyces sp. RKAG293 genome includes a region encoding these proteins:
- a CDS encoding WhiB family transcriptional regulator, which translates to MHATPHAPSVSPTDPLPPPAVHSEVPLLPLTELDDEIERLGVPVPCRTYDPEVFFAESPADVEYAKSLCQTCPVREACLAGAKDRREPWGVWGGELFIQGVVVARKRPRGRPRKNAVAV; encoded by the coding sequence GTGCATGCCACCCCGCACGCCCCGTCCGTATCGCCCACAGACCCGCTCCCCCCGCCCGCGGTCCACTCGGAGGTCCCGTTGCTGCCCCTGACCGAGCTCGATGACGAAATCGAGCGCCTCGGTGTACCCGTCCCCTGCCGGACCTACGACCCGGAGGTCTTCTTCGCGGAGTCCCCGGCCGACGTCGAGTACGCCAAGTCGCTGTGCCAGACCTGTCCCGTCCGCGAGGCCTGCCTCGCCGGTGCGAAGGACCGCCGTGAGCCTTGGGGCGTCTGGGGTGGAGAGCTCTTCATCCAGGGCGTCGTCGTAGCCCGCAAGCGGCCCCGTGGCCGTCCGCGCAAGAACGCAGTAGCGGTGTGA
- a CDS encoding M20/M25/M40 family metallo-hydrolase, producing MSTAPDSAVHAYIDAHRSAFLADLVEWLRIPSVSADPDRADDVLGSARWLASKLAETGFPTAEVWESDGLPAVFAEWPSGDPQAPTVLVYGHHDVQPAAREDGWDTDPFEPHTADGRIYARGAADDKGQVLFHTLGLRAHLAATGRTAPAVNLKLLIEGEEESGSPNFLTLIRKHADRLACDAVIVSDTGMWSEDTPTVCTGMRGLADCQVDLYGPDQDIHSGSFGGAVPNPATEAARLVAALHDDDRRVAIPGFYDGAVELTARERELFAALPFEESRWLSTAKSHGALGEADHTTLERIWARPTAEVNGIYGGYQGPGGKTIVPASAHLKLSFRLVAGQDAGAVQQLVTDWVAARLPDGIRHEVTFWGTTRPCLTPLDHPALQSVVRSMGRAFQQEILFTREGGSGPAADLQDVLGVPVLFLGISVPSDGWHSVNEKVELDLLFKGVETAAYLWGDLAENWRPASADVTG from the coding sequence ATGAGTACCGCCCCGGACAGCGCAGTCCACGCCTACATCGACGCCCACCGTTCCGCGTTCCTCGCCGACCTCGTCGAGTGGCTGCGGATCCCGTCCGTCTCCGCGGACCCCGACCGTGCGGACGACGTGCTGGGCAGCGCGCGATGGCTGGCGTCGAAGCTGGCGGAGACCGGCTTCCCGACCGCCGAGGTCTGGGAGAGCGACGGGCTGCCGGCGGTCTTCGCCGAGTGGCCGTCCGGCGACCCGCAGGCGCCGACGGTGCTGGTCTACGGCCACCATGACGTGCAGCCCGCCGCCCGCGAGGACGGCTGGGACACCGACCCGTTCGAGCCGCACACCGCCGACGGCCGGATCTACGCCCGGGGCGCGGCCGACGACAAGGGCCAGGTCCTCTTCCACACGCTGGGCCTGCGCGCCCACCTCGCCGCGACCGGCAGGACCGCGCCGGCCGTGAACCTCAAGCTGCTGATCGAGGGCGAGGAGGAGTCCGGCTCGCCGAACTTCCTCACCCTGATCCGGAAGCACGCCGACCGGCTCGCCTGCGACGCGGTGATCGTCTCCGACACCGGCATGTGGTCGGAGGACACCCCGACCGTCTGCACCGGCATGCGCGGTCTGGCCGACTGCCAGGTCGATCTGTACGGGCCCGACCAGGACATCCACTCGGGTTCGTTCGGCGGCGCGGTGCCCAACCCCGCCACCGAGGCCGCCCGGCTGGTCGCCGCGCTGCACGACGACGACCGGCGGGTGGCGATCCCGGGGTTCTACGACGGTGCCGTCGAGCTGACCGCGCGCGAGCGGGAGCTCTTCGCGGCGCTGCCGTTCGAGGAGTCGCGCTGGCTGAGCACCGCCAAGTCCCACGGGGCGCTCGGCGAGGCGGACCACACCACCCTGGAGCGCATCTGGGCCCGGCCGACCGCCGAGGTCAACGGCATCTACGGCGGCTACCAGGGCCCCGGCGGCAAGACCATCGTCCCGGCCTCCGCCCACCTCAAGCTGTCCTTCCGGCTGGTCGCGGGCCAGGACGCGGGCGCGGTGCAGCAGCTCGTCACCGACTGGGTCGCCGCCCGGCTCCCGGACGGCATCCGCCACGAGGTCACGTTCTGGGGCACCACCCGCCCCTGCCTGACCCCGCTGGACCACCCGGCGCTGCAGTCGGTCGTCCGGTCGATGGGCCGGGCCTTCCAGCAGGAGATCCTCTTCACCCGCGAGGGCGGTTCAGGACCGGCCGCGGATCTGCAGGACGTGCTGGGTGTGCCGGTGCTGTTCCTGGGCATCTCCGTACCGTCCGACGGCTGGCACTCGGTGAACGAGAAGGTCGAGCTCGACCTCCTCTTCAAGGGTGTGGAGACCGCCGCCTACCTGTGGGGCGACCTCGCCGAGAACTGGCGTCCCGCCTCCGCCGACGTCACCGGGTGA
- a CDS encoding ATP-dependent DNA helicase UvrD2 — MTAPTHTSLFPAVPDSPDAVLDGLDPEQREVATALHGPVCVLAGAGTGKTRAITHRIAYGVRAGILQPGSVLAVTFTARAAGEMRGRLRQLGAGGVQARTFHSAALRQLQYFWPRAIGGEMPRLVERKVQLVAEAGARCRIRLDRSELRDVTGEIEWCKVTQTVPEDYPAAAAKSGREVPRDPAEIAKIYTAYEQLKRDRGVIDFEDVLLLTVGVLQERPDVADTIRSQYQHFVVDEYQDVSPLQQRLLDLWLGGRDTICVVGDASQTIYSFTGATPDYLLGFRSRHPEATVVKLVRDYRSTPQVVQLANGLLSQAKGQAAQHQLELVSQREPGPEPGYTEYVDEPTEAEGTARRIKELIAGGVRPSEIAILYRINAQSEVYEQALADAGVPYQLRGAERFFDRPEVREAGLLLRGAARAGAGSDPGMAGTEVPEHVRAVLSSRGWTAEAPAGSGAVRDRWESLAALVRLADDFALARPEATLSDLVAELDERASAQHAPTVEGVTLASLHAAKGLEWDAVFLVGLTEGMMPITYAKTDEQVEEERRLLYVGVTRARLHLFLSWALSRSPGGRATRKPSRFLDGLRPGSATRGTGNRFAAGTGGIERGVAAAKRKRGPVRCRVCGRTLSEAGEIKLMRCEDCPSDLDEGLYERLRDWRMEQARELGQPAYCVFTDKTLLAIAEVRPGGPAELSAIAGVGSRKLDKYGAEVLALCTGGDAGTGAGDEAVAEEPEK, encoded by the coding sequence GTGACCGCACCAACGCACACCTCGCTCTTCCCAGCAGTACCGGACTCCCCCGACGCCGTGCTCGACGGGCTCGACCCCGAACAGCGCGAGGTCGCCACCGCCCTGCACGGGCCGGTCTGCGTGCTGGCCGGCGCCGGCACGGGCAAGACCCGGGCGATCACCCACCGGATCGCCTACGGGGTGCGGGCGGGGATACTGCAGCCCGGCAGTGTGCTCGCGGTCACCTTCACCGCCCGCGCGGCGGGGGAGATGCGCGGCCGGCTGCGCCAGCTCGGCGCGGGCGGCGTCCAGGCGCGTACGTTCCACTCCGCCGCGCTGCGCCAGCTCCAGTACTTCTGGCCGCGCGCCATCGGCGGTGAGATGCCGCGGCTCGTCGAGCGCAAGGTCCAGCTCGTCGCCGAGGCCGGCGCCCGCTGCCGGATCCGGCTGGACCGCAGCGAGCTGCGGGACGTGACGGGCGAGATCGAATGGTGCAAGGTCACCCAGACCGTTCCCGAGGACTACCCGGCGGCCGCCGCGAAGTCCGGCCGTGAGGTCCCCCGGGACCCGGCCGAGATCGCCAAGATCTACACGGCGTACGAGCAGCTCAAGCGGGACCGCGGCGTCATCGACTTCGAGGACGTGCTGCTGCTCACCGTGGGCGTCCTGCAGGAGCGCCCGGACGTCGCGGACACCATCCGCTCCCAGTACCAGCACTTCGTCGTCGACGAGTACCAGGACGTCAGCCCGCTCCAGCAGCGGCTGCTGGACCTGTGGCTCGGCGGCCGGGACACCATCTGCGTGGTCGGGGACGCCTCCCAGACCATCTACTCCTTCACCGGCGCCACCCCGGACTACCTGCTCGGCTTCCGCTCCCGGCACCCGGAAGCCACCGTCGTGAAGCTCGTCCGCGACTACCGCTCCACCCCCCAGGTGGTGCAGCTGGCCAACGGGCTGCTCTCCCAGGCCAAGGGCCAGGCGGCCCAGCACCAGCTGGAACTGGTCTCGCAGCGCGAGCCGGGCCCCGAGCCCGGCTACACCGAGTACGTGGACGAGCCCACCGAGGCCGAGGGCACCGCCCGCCGGATCAAGGAGCTCATCGCCGGCGGGGTGCGGCCCAGCGAGATCGCCATCCTGTACCGCATCAACGCCCAGTCCGAGGTCTACGAGCAGGCGCTCGCCGACGCCGGGGTGCCGTACCAGCTGCGCGGGGCGGAGCGGTTCTTCGACCGTCCCGAGGTCCGCGAGGCCGGGCTGCTGCTGCGCGGCGCCGCCCGCGCCGGAGCCGGTTCCGATCCGGGGATGGCCGGCACGGAAGTGCCCGAGCACGTCAGGGCCGTCCTCAGCTCCCGCGGCTGGACGGCCGAGGCCCCCGCCGGGTCGGGCGCGGTCCGGGACCGCTGGGAATCGCTGGCCGCGCTGGTCCGGCTCGCCGACGACTTCGCGCTGGCCCGCCCCGAGGCCACCCTGTCGGATCTCGTCGCGGAGCTGGACGAGCGGGCGAGCGCCCAGCACGCCCCGACGGTCGAGGGCGTCACCCTCGCCTCGCTGCACGCCGCCAAGGGCCTGGAGTGGGACGCGGTGTTCCTGGTCGGGCTGACCGAGGGCATGATGCCGATCACGTACGCCAAGACCGACGAGCAGGTCGAGGAGGAGCGCCGGCTGCTGTACGTCGGCGTCACCCGGGCCCGGCTCCATCTGTTCCTGTCCTGGGCGCTCTCCCGCTCGCCCGGCGGACGCGCCACCCGCAAGCCCTCACGCTTCCTGGACGGCCTGCGGCCCGGTTCCGCGACGCGCGGCACCGGAAACCGCTTCGCGGCCGGTACGGGTGGCATCGAGCGCGGAGTGGCCGCCGCCAAGCGCAAGCGCGGCCCGGTGCGCTGCCGGGTCTGCGGCCGCACCCTGTCGGAGGCCGGCGAGATCAAGCTGATGCGCTGCGAGGACTGCCCGTCCGATCTGGACGAGGGGCTGTACGAGCGGCTGCGCGACTGGCGCATGGAGCAGGCCAGGGAGCTGGGCCAGCCCGCGTACTGTGTCTTCACCGACAAGACGCTGCTGGCCATCGCCGAGGTCCGGCCCGGGGGACCGGCCGAGCTCTCCGCGATCGCCGGAGTCGGCAGCCGAAAGCTGGACAAGTACGGCGCCGAGGTCCTGGCGCTCTGCACCGGCGGGGATGCCGGCACCGGAGCCGGTGACGAAGCTGTTGCAGAAGAACCAGAAAAATAG
- the nudC gene encoding NAD(+) diphosphatase — translation MEAALSEIDLSTQPLALAQTGVDRAAHHRLDEAWLAAAWSHPTTRVFVVSGGQVLVEEKDGTTELVMVPAFDAPETETHRYFLGIGEDGVRYFALQKDALPGRMDDVARAAGLREVAGLLSPLEAGLMVHAVALENWQRMHRFCSRCGERTVIAAAGHIRRCQACGAEHYPRTDPAVIMLVTDDQDRALLGRQAHWPEGRFSTLAGFVEPGESLEQAVVRETAEEAGVAVGDVTYVASQPWPFPSSLMLGFMARATSPDIQVDGEEIHEARWFSREDLRKGIESGEILPPGGISIAARLMELWYGSPFPAAG, via the coding sequence TTGGAAGCAGCCTTGTCCGAGATCGACCTGTCAACCCAGCCGCTGGCCCTCGCCCAGACGGGCGTGGACCGCGCCGCCCACCACCGGCTCGACGAGGCCTGGCTGGCCGCCGCCTGGAGCCATCCGACGACCCGGGTCTTCGTCGTCTCCGGCGGCCAGGTCCTGGTCGAGGAGAAGGACGGCACCACCGAACTCGTCATGGTCCCGGCCTTCGACGCACCCGAGACCGAGACCCACCGCTACTTCCTCGGCATCGGCGAGGACGGCGTGCGGTACTTCGCGCTGCAGAAGGACGCGCTGCCGGGCCGGATGGACGACGTGGCGCGGGCGGCCGGGCTGCGCGAGGTGGCCGGGCTGCTCTCCCCGCTGGAGGCCGGCCTGATGGTGCACGCCGTCGCGCTGGAGAACTGGCAGCGGATGCACCGCTTCTGCTCCCGCTGCGGCGAGCGCACCGTCATCGCCGCCGCCGGCCACATCCGGCGCTGCCAGGCGTGCGGTGCCGAGCACTACCCGCGCACCGACCCGGCCGTGATCATGCTGGTGACGGACGACCAGGACCGCGCGCTGCTGGGCCGCCAGGCGCACTGGCCGGAAGGGCGCTTCTCGACGCTCGCGGGCTTCGTGGAGCCGGGCGAGTCGCTGGAGCAGGCCGTGGTCCGCGAGACGGCGGAGGAGGCGGGGGTGGCGGTCGGCGACGTGACATATGTCGCGAGCCAGCCGTGGCCGTTCCCGTCGAGTCTGATGCTCGGCTTCATGGCCCGCGCCACCTCCCCGGACATCCAGGTCGACGGCGAGGAGATCCACGAGGCCCGCTGGTTCTCCCGCGAGGACCTGCGCAAGGGCATCGAGTCCGGGGAGATCCTGCCGCCCGGCGGCATCTCGATCGCCGCCCGTCTGATGGAGCTCTGGTACGGCAGCCCGTTCCCGGCCGCCGGATAG
- a CDS encoding ATP-dependent DNA helicase gives MAARITDPEQLKALLGIPFTPEQMECVTAPLAPNVIVAGAGSGKTTVMAARVVWLVGTGQVAPEEVLGLTFTNKAAGELAERVRRALVQAGITDPDPIGPPPGSGEAAGEGATGEPQISTYHAFAGQLLKEHGLRIGLEPTARLLADATRYQLAAKVLRAAPGPYPALTKSLPSLVSDLLALEGELNEHLVPPDRLRAHDTGWLDTLAPVKLTNADLRKLPETAQARQDLTGLAAAYRAQKQRRDLLDFGDQIALSATVARTRPEVGRILREQYKVVLLDEYQDTSVAQRLLLAGLFGGEGTGHPVTAVGDPCQAIYGWRGASVANLDDFPAHFPNADGTPARRFSLSENRRSGGRLLELANGLATELRARHEGVEALRPAPGAERDGLVRCALLSSQAEEIEWLADSLAHLVRTGTEPGEIAVLCRTTGHFADIHAALVARDIPVEVVGLSGLLHLPEVADLVAVCEVLHDPTANASLVRLLTGPRWRIGARDLALLGRRARVLVRFGAGGAEEDPERRLAAAVEGVDPAEVVSLADALETFLDGDPGDELPFSPEARVRFARLAAEIRDLRRALADPLMDVLHRVLAVTGLEVELSASPHALAARRKETLNAFLDIAANFASLDGEATLLAFLGFLRTAAQYEKGLDSSLPGGENTVKVLTAHKSKGLEWDVVAVPGLVKKGFPNERGRELWTANAKVLPHALRGDAATLPDVDEWSKAGLDQFRDAMKEHNRIEELRLGYVTFTRPRSLLLGSGYWWGPTQKTPYGPSAFLDALRGHCEAGHGEIEHWTEPPEDGALNPALQTSVEHAWPLPLDPTALDRRRQAARTVLAYLDAPEEHAFADAEAGTSADVEAETEDEPAWADEEEWEDADWDELSAERPAGFEHPEHPEHPEHPEHPGRPEPDPEHVPDPGSDPERPVDPGHTVAGLATAAGAPARARLLPEESRLVASWDRDLDALAGELRRARATVRDVPVPPVLTASQLMRLAADPDGFARELARPMPRAPQPAARRGTRFHAWVESRFDERPLFAPEDLPGVEGGDEIDDERDLAALKEAFLGTPYADLAPYRVEAPFQLALAGRMIRGRIDAVYRTEGGEGDTGAGATYEIVDWKTNRSRSADPLQLALYRLAWAEQHQLPLHRVTAAFLYVRTGEVVRPASLPDRAALERLLLDEPG, from the coding sequence GTGGCAGCACGCATCACGGACCCCGAGCAGCTCAAGGCGCTCCTCGGCATCCCTTTCACCCCGGAGCAGATGGAGTGCGTCACCGCACCTCTCGCCCCGAACGTGATCGTGGCGGGGGCGGGCTCCGGCAAGACGACGGTGATGGCCGCCCGCGTGGTCTGGCTGGTCGGGACGGGGCAGGTCGCCCCGGAGGAAGTGCTCGGCCTGACGTTCACCAACAAGGCCGCCGGTGAGCTCGCCGAGCGGGTCCGCAGGGCGCTCGTCCAAGCCGGGATCACCGATCCGGATCCGATCGGCCCGCCTCCCGGTTCCGGCGAGGCCGCCGGCGAGGGCGCGACCGGTGAGCCGCAGATCTCCACGTATCACGCGTTCGCCGGCCAGCTCCTCAAGGAACACGGGCTGCGCATCGGTCTCGAACCCACCGCCCGGCTGCTCGCCGACGCCACCCGTTACCAGCTCGCCGCCAAGGTGCTGCGGGCCGCGCCCGGCCCGTACCCGGCACTGACCAAGAGCCTGCCGTCCCTGGTCAGCGACCTGCTGGCGCTGGAGGGCGAGCTCAACGAGCACCTCGTCCCGCCCGACCGGCTGCGCGCCCACGACACCGGCTGGCTCGACACCCTGGCCCCCGTCAAGCTCACCAACGCGGACCTGCGCAAGCTGCCGGAGACCGCGCAGGCCCGGCAGGACCTCACCGGGCTCGCCGCCGCCTACCGCGCGCAGAAGCAGCGCCGTGACCTGCTGGACTTCGGCGACCAGATCGCCCTGTCGGCGACCGTGGCCCGCACCCGCCCGGAGGTCGGCAGGATCCTGCGCGAGCAGTACAAGGTGGTGCTGCTCGACGAGTACCAGGACACCTCCGTCGCCCAGCGGCTGCTGCTCGCCGGGCTGTTCGGCGGCGAGGGCACCGGCCACCCGGTCACCGCCGTCGGCGACCCCTGCCAGGCGATCTACGGCTGGCGCGGCGCCTCCGTCGCCAACCTCGACGACTTCCCCGCGCACTTCCCGAACGCCGACGGGACCCCCGCCCGCCGCTTCTCGCTCAGCGAGAACCGGCGCAGCGGCGGCCGCCTCCTGGAGCTCGCCAACGGCCTCGCCACCGAACTGCGCGCCCGGCACGAAGGCGTCGAGGCGCTGCGCCCGGCGCCCGGCGCCGAGCGCGACGGGCTGGTGCGCTGCGCGCTGCTGTCCAGCCAGGCCGAGGAGATCGAGTGGCTGGCGGACTCCCTCGCGCACCTGGTGCGCACCGGCACCGAGCCCGGCGAGATCGCCGTCCTGTGCCGTACGACGGGCCACTTCGCCGACATCCACGCCGCACTGGTCGCCCGGGACATCCCGGTCGAGGTCGTGGGCCTGTCCGGGCTGCTCCATCTGCCCGAGGTCGCCGACCTGGTCGCCGTCTGCGAGGTCCTGCACGACCCGACGGCGAACGCGTCGCTGGTCCGGCTGCTCACCGGTCCCCGCTGGCGGATCGGCGCCCGGGACCTGGCGCTGCTCGGCCGCCGGGCCCGGGTCCTCGTCCGGTTCGGCGCCGGCGGCGCGGAGGAGGACCCCGAGCGGCGGCTGGCGGCGGCCGTCGAAGGCGTCGACCCGGCCGAGGTGGTGTCGCTGGCCGACGCCCTGGAGACGTTCCTGGACGGCGACCCCGGCGACGAGCTGCCGTTCTCGCCCGAGGCGCGGGTCCGGTTCGCCCGGCTGGCGGCCGAGATACGGGATCTGCGGCGCGCGCTGGCCGACCCGCTGATGGACGTCCTGCACCGGGTGCTCGCGGTCACCGGCCTGGAGGTCGAGCTGTCCGCGTCCCCGCACGCGCTGGCGGCCCGCCGCAAGGAGACGCTGAACGCCTTCCTGGACATCGCCGCCAACTTCGCCTCCCTCGACGGCGAGGCGACCCTCCTCGCGTTCCTCGGCTTCCTGCGCACCGCCGCCCAGTACGAGAAGGGCCTGGACAGCTCGCTCCCCGGCGGCGAGAACACGGTGAAGGTGCTCACCGCGCACAAGTCGAAGGGCCTGGAATGGGACGTCGTGGCCGTCCCGGGGCTGGTGAAGAAGGGCTTTCCGAACGAGCGCGGCCGCGAGCTGTGGACCGCCAACGCCAAGGTGCTGCCGCACGCGCTGCGCGGCGACGCGGCGACCCTCCCCGATGTCGACGAATGGTCGAAGGCGGGCCTCGACCAGTTCCGTGACGCGATGAAGGAGCACAACCGGATCGAGGAACTCCGCCTCGGCTATGTCACCTTCACCCGGCCGCGCTCGCTGCTGCTCGGCTCCGGCTACTGGTGGGGGCCCACCCAGAAGACCCCGTACGGCCCGTCCGCCTTCCTGGACGCGCTGCGCGGGCACTGCGAGGCGGGCCACGGCGAGATCGAGCACTGGACGGAGCCCCCCGAGGACGGCGCTCTCAATCCGGCGCTGCAGACCTCCGTCGAGCACGCCTGGCCGCTCCCGCTCGACCCCACCGCCCTCGACCGCCGCCGCCAGGCGGCCAGGACGGTGCTCGCGTACCTGGACGCGCCGGAGGAGCACGCGTTCGCGGACGCGGAAGCGGGCACGTCCGCGGACGTGGAAGCGGAGACAGAGGACGAGCCTGCCTGGGCGGACGAGGAGGAGTGGGAGGACGCCGACTGGGACGAGCTCTCGGCGGAGCGTCCCGCAGGCTTCGAACATCCCGAACATCCCGAACATCCCGAACATCCCGAACATCCCGGGCGCCCCGAGCCCGATCCGGAGCACGTTCCCGATCCCGGGTCCGATCCGGAGCGTCCCGTCGACCCCGGCCACACGGTCGCCGGCCTCGCCACCGCTGCCGGAGCCCCCGCACGGGCGCGGCTGCTCCCCGAGGAGTCCCGACTCGTCGCCTCCTGGGACCGTGACCTCGACGCTCTCGCCGGGGAGCTGCGGCGCGCCCGGGCGACCGTCCGGGACGTGCCGGTGCCTCCCGTCCTCACCGCCTCGCAGCTGATGCGGCTGGCGGCCGACCCGGACGGGTTCGCCCGCGAGCTCGCCCGCCCCATGCCGCGCGCCCCGCAGCCCGCGGCGCGCCGCGGCACCCGTTTCCACGCCTGGGTCGAGTCGCGCTTCGACGAGCGGCCGCTCTTCGCCCCGGAGGACCTGCCCGGTGTCGAGGGCGGTGACGAGATCGACGACGAGCGGGACCTGGCCGCCCTGAAGGAGGCGTTCCTCGGCACTCCGTACGCCGACCTCGCGCCGTACCGCGTCGAGGCGCCCTTCCAGCTGGCGCTGGCCGGCCGCATGATCCGCGGCCGGATCGACGCCGTCTACCGCACCGAAGGCGGGGAAGGGGACACCGGCGCGGGCGCCACCTACGAGATCGTCGACTGGAAGACCAACCGTTCCCGTTCCGCCGACCCGCTCCAGCTGGCCCTCTACCGGCTCGCCTGGGCCGAGCAGCACCAACTGCCCCTGCACCGGGTGACCGCCGCGTTCCTCTATGTCCGTACCGGTGAGGTCGTCAGGCCCGCGTCCCTGCCGGACCGCGCCGCCCTGGAGCGGCTGCTGCTCGACGAGCCGGGCTGA
- a CDS encoding AarF/ABC1/UbiB kinase family protein: MSDLPRKAVTRTAKLAALPLGFAGRATLGLGKRLGGRPAEVVASELQERTAEQLFKVLGELKGGAMKFGQALSVFEAALPEDVAGPYRAALTKLQDSAPPMPVGTVRKVLAERLGADWRELFTEFDETPAAAASIGQVHRAVWHDGRAVAVKVQYPGAGAALLSDLSQLGRVARLFGPLIPGMDIKPLIAELRARVSEELDYELEAQAQHAHAAEFAGDPDVSVPDVVHQADQVLVTEWMDGVPMAEVIAKGTQEQRDRAGQLLARFLFAGPARTGLLHADPHPGNFRLLVDDGPAEGWRLGVLDFGTVDRLPDGLPLPIGTALRLALEGDAESVHAMLRQEGFVRPSIKLRPDAVLDYLRPIIEPAGSEEFTFVRSWMRAQAARIADPRSPAHQLGKQLNLPPSYLLIHRVTLSTIGVLCQLGATVRLRDELLEWLPGFDAGGAAESA, from the coding sequence ATGTCTGATCTTCCTCGTAAGGCGGTGACTCGCACCGCGAAACTGGCCGCGCTCCCCCTGGGGTTCGCGGGCCGCGCCACACTCGGGCTGGGCAAGCGGCTGGGCGGTCGTCCCGCCGAGGTCGTCGCGAGCGAACTGCAGGAACGCACGGCCGAGCAGCTGTTCAAGGTGCTCGGAGAGCTCAAGGGCGGGGCCATGAAGTTCGGCCAGGCGCTGTCGGTGTTCGAGGCCGCGCTGCCCGAGGACGTGGCCGGTCCGTACCGGGCCGCGCTCACCAAACTGCAGGACTCCGCGCCGCCGATGCCCGTCGGCACCGTGCGCAAGGTGCTGGCCGAGCGGCTGGGCGCGGACTGGCGGGAGCTGTTCACCGAATTCGACGAGACTCCGGCCGCGGCCGCCTCGATCGGCCAGGTGCACCGCGCGGTGTGGCACGACGGCCGGGCGGTGGCGGTGAAGGTGCAGTACCCGGGCGCCGGGGCGGCCCTCCTCTCCGACCTGTCCCAACTGGGCCGGGTGGCGCGGCTGTTCGGTCCGCTCATCCCGGGGATGGACATCAAGCCGCTCATCGCCGAGCTGCGCGCCCGGGTCTCGGAGGAGCTGGACTACGAGCTGGAGGCACAGGCGCAGCACGCCCATGCCGCGGAGTTCGCCGGCGACCCCGATGTCTCGGTGCCCGATGTGGTGCACCAGGCCGATCAGGTCCTGGTCACCGAGTGGATGGACGGCGTGCCCATGGCCGAGGTGATCGCCAAGGGCACCCAGGAGCAGCGGGACCGGGCCGGCCAGCTGCTGGCGCGCTTCCTGTTCGCGGGCCCGGCGCGTACCGGGCTGCTGCACGCCGACCCGCACCCCGGAAACTTCCGGCTGCTGGTGGACGACGGCCCCGCCGAGGGCTGGCGGCTGGGCGTGCTGGACTTCGGGACGGTGGACCGGCTGCCCGACGGGCTGCCGCTGCCGATCGGCACCGCGCTGCGGCTGGCGCTGGAGGGCGACGCCGAGTCGGTGCACGCGATGCTCCGTCAGGAGGGCTTCGTCCGGCCGTCGATCAAGCTGCGCCCGGACGCGGTGCTGGACTATCTGCGGCCGATCATCGAGCCGGCCGGATCCGAGGAGTTCACCTTCGTCCGCAGCTGGATGCGGGCCCAGGCGGCACGGATCGCCGATCCGCGCTCGCCCGCCCATCAGTTGGGCAAGCAGCTGAACCTGCCGCCGTCGTATCTGCTGATCCACCGCGTGACCTTGAGCACCATCGGCGTCCTGTGCCAGCTGGGCGCGACGGTGCGGCTGCGCGACGAACTGCTGGAGTGGCTGCCGGGCTTCGACGCCGGTGGGGCGGCGGAGTCGGCGTGA
- a CDS encoding mycoredoxin produces the protein MSGTVTMYSTTWCGYCRRLKGQMDREGIGYTEINIENDPESAAFVEKVNGGNQLVPTVLFPDGSALPNPSLAQVKQKLGV, from the coding sequence ATGTCGGGCACTGTGACGATGTACAGCACCACCTGGTGCGGATACTGCCGTCGGCTCAAGGGCCAGATGGACCGCGAGGGCATCGGCTACACGGAGATCAACATCGAGAACGACCCGGAGTCCGCGGCGTTCGTCGAGAAGGTCAACGGCGGCAACCAGCTGGTCCCCACCGTCCTCTTCCCGGACGGCTCGGCGCTCCCGAACCCGTCGCTGGCGCAGGTCAAGCAGAAGCTCGGCGTCTGA